In one window of Rhodopseudomonas palustris HaA2 DNA:
- a CDS encoding FAD-linked oxidase C-terminal domain-containing protein, which translates to MTILMPEPDQAVLARRDEIVASLRKIVPGEGVISSAAEMKPYESDGLMAYRQPPMVVVLPDTTKQVSEVLRYCHKNGIKVVPRGSGTSLSGGALPLADGVLLGLGKFKRIREIDFDNRAVVVEPGVTNLAISQAVDHAGFYYAPDPSSQIACSIGGNIAENSGGVHCLKYGMTTNNVLGCEIVLMTGEILRIGGKAAECAGYDLMGVITGSEGLLGVITEVTVRILRKPETARALMVGFTDVEAAGRCVADVISAGIIPGGMEMMDRPAIHAAEAFVHAGYPLDVEALLIIELDGPQVEVDELITRVEAIALGCGSTTCQISTSEQERLLFWSGRKAAFPAVGRISPDYLCMDGTIPRAQLPLVLRRMTQMSEKYGLRVANVFHAGDGNLHPLILYDANKPGEQDRAEAFGADILRLCVEVGGVLTGEHGVGIEKRDLMPEMFSDIDLNQQQRLKCAFDSEGLLNPGKVFPTLHRCAELGRMHVHGGKLPFPDIPRF; encoded by the coding sequence ATGACGATTCTGATGCCCGAGCCGGACCAGGCCGTGCTGGCGCGCCGCGACGAGATCGTCGCGAGCCTGCGCAAGATCGTGCCGGGCGAGGGCGTGATCTCCAGCGCCGCCGAAATGAAGCCCTATGAGTCCGACGGGCTGATGGCGTATCGGCAGCCGCCGATGGTGGTCGTGCTGCCCGACACCACCAAGCAGGTTTCCGAAGTACTGCGCTATTGCCACAAGAACGGCATCAAGGTGGTGCCGCGCGGCTCCGGCACGTCGCTGTCCGGCGGCGCGCTGCCGCTCGCCGACGGCGTGCTGCTCGGCCTCGGCAAGTTCAAGCGGATCCGCGAGATCGACTTCGACAACCGCGCCGTCGTGGTCGAGCCCGGCGTCACCAATCTGGCGATCAGTCAGGCGGTCGATCATGCCGGCTTTTACTACGCGCCCGACCCGTCGTCGCAGATCGCCTGCTCGATCGGCGGCAACATCGCCGAGAATTCCGGCGGCGTGCATTGCCTGAAATACGGCATGACCACCAACAACGTGCTCGGCTGCGAGATCGTGCTGATGACCGGCGAGATCCTGCGCATCGGCGGCAAGGCCGCCGAATGCGCGGGTTACGACCTGATGGGCGTGATCACCGGCTCCGAAGGCCTGCTCGGCGTCATCACCGAAGTCACCGTCCGCATCCTGCGCAAGCCGGAGACGGCGCGGGCGCTGATGGTCGGCTTCACCGACGTCGAGGCCGCCGGCCGATGCGTCGCCGACGTGATCAGCGCCGGCATCATTCCCGGCGGCATGGAGATGATGGACCGCCCCGCGATCCACGCCGCCGAAGCCTTCGTCCACGCCGGCTATCCGCTCGACGTCGAGGCGCTGCTGATCATCGAGCTCGACGGCCCGCAAGTCGAGGTCGACGAACTGATCACCCGCGTAGAGGCGATCGCGCTCGGCTGCGGCTCGACCACCTGCCAGATCTCGACGTCGGAACAGGAGCGGCTGCTGTTCTGGTCCGGCCGCAAGGCCGCGTTTCCGGCAGTCGGCCGGATCTCGCCGGACTATCTGTGCATGGACGGCACCATTCCGCGCGCGCAACTGCCGCTGGTGCTGCGGCGGATGACGCAGATGTCGGAAAAATACGGGCTGCGCGTCGCCAATGTGTTTCACGCCGGTGACGGCAATCTTCACCCTCTCATCCTGTACGACGCCAACAAGCCCGGCGAGCAGGACAGGGCGGAGGCGTTCGGCGCCGACATCCTGCGGCTGTGCGTCGAGGTCGGCGGCGTGCTGACCGGCGAGCATGGGGTCGGCATCGAGAAACGCGACCTGATGCCGGAGATGTTCTCCGATATCGATCTCAATCAGCAGCAGCGATTGAAATGCGCGTTCGATTCCGAGGGCCTGCTCAATCCCGGCAAGGTGTTTCCGACGCTGCACCGCTGTGCCGAGCTCGGCCGCATGCACGTCCACGGCGGCAAATTGCCATTCCCGGATAT
- a CDS encoding AzlC family ABC transporter permease encodes MTTHIPKAPAYWSRDAIFPGIIAIGPMLPGTLAFGMAFGALCAQKGFTLAEVEVMMATVYGGLSQFVAVQSWPATLTPSTIATLALLTTTVNIRFFLMTASMRPWFGTLPPWQAYPAMLLVTDGGWLAAMRYREHGGANAWFYVAGGIVLYFVWLLSAIPGYLLAEQLSDPRKFGVDLAMPAFFAAMLVPAWKGPRRAIPWAVSGAVALTVHWLVPGYWFIIAGALCGALSAALMDEPPPRPERAA; translated from the coding sequence ATGACCACTCACATCCCCAAGGCCCCGGCCTATTGGTCGCGTGATGCGATCTTCCCCGGCATTATCGCGATCGGGCCGATGCTGCCGGGCACGCTGGCGTTCGGCATGGCGTTCGGCGCACTGTGTGCGCAGAAGGGTTTCACGCTGGCGGAAGTCGAAGTGATGATGGCCACGGTGTATGGCGGGCTGTCGCAATTCGTCGCCGTGCAGTCGTGGCCGGCGACGCTGACGCCGTCGACGATCGCGACGCTGGCGCTGCTGACGACGACGGTCAACATCCGCTTCTTCCTGATGACCGCGTCGATGCGGCCGTGGTTCGGCACGCTGCCGCCTTGGCAGGCCTATCCGGCGATGCTGCTGGTCACCGACGGCGGCTGGCTCGCCGCGATGCGCTATCGCGAGCACGGCGGCGCCAATGCCTGGTTCTATGTCGCCGGGGGCATCGTGCTGTATTTCGTCTGGCTGCTGTCCGCGATACCCGGCTATCTGCTCGCCGAGCAATTGTCCGATCCGAGGAAGTTCGGCGTCGATCTGGCGATGCCGGCGTTCTTCGCCGCGATGCTGGTGCCGGCCTGGAAGGGACCGCGCCGCGCGATCCCGTGGGCGGTCTCCGGCGCGGTCGCGCTGACCGTGCATTGGCTGGTTCCAGGCTACTGGTTTATCATCGCCGGCGCACTTTGCGGCGCGCTGAGCGCCGCGCTAATGGACGAGCCGCCGCCACGGCCCGAGCGCGCGGCATGA
- a CDS encoding TetR/AcrR family transcriptional regulator, with protein MVYRRTNQVVKRLAARRSAILAAARETAVEGGMAAVQIAPVASRANVAAGTVYRYFPSKADLISELIADVSRDELAAIRRAADAAPGPSSALAAAVTTVAVHVLSHRKLAWGILAEPVDVDVSASRLASRRDIAGEMESRIDAAVRAGHLPAQDTALAATALLGAVHESLVGPLAPDNLDDPAKLRDAVQTVTLLALRAVGVMDARARGLVVQAVVPSRILVGA; from the coding sequence ATGGTGTATCGGCGGACCAATCAGGTCGTAAAGCGGCTGGCTGCACGCCGCAGCGCCATCCTTGCTGCGGCGCGCGAGACCGCGGTCGAAGGTGGCATGGCTGCGGTGCAGATTGCCCCCGTGGCGAGCCGCGCGAACGTCGCTGCGGGAACCGTGTACCGTTACTTCCCGTCCAAGGCCGACCTGATTTCCGAACTGATCGCAGACGTGTCGCGCGACGAACTCGCCGCGATTCGCCGCGCCGCAGATGCTGCGCCGGGCCCGTCCTCCGCGCTCGCCGCTGCGGTGACCACGGTCGCGGTGCATGTGCTGTCGCATCGCAAGCTCGCCTGGGGCATTCTCGCCGAGCCGGTCGATGTCGACGTCTCAGCGTCGCGGCTCGCCAGCCGCCGGGATATCGCCGGCGAGATGGAATCGCGGATCGACGCCGCGGTGCGCGCCGGCCATTTGCCCGCGCAGGACACGGCGCTCGCAGCGACCGCGTTGCTTGGTGCGGTGCATGAATCCCTGGTCGGGCCGCTGGCCCCCGACAATCTCGACGACCCGGCCAAATTGCGCGATGCGGTGCAAACCGTGACGCTGCTGGCGCTGCGCGCCGTCGGCGTGATGGACGCGCGGGCCCGCGGGCTTGTGGTGCAGGCCGTGGTGCCGTCCCGCATTCTGGTCGGCGCCTGA
- a CDS encoding AzlD family protein: MSEVLRSDVMMAFAVMTAVTVASRLGGFWLMRYVDVTPRVRRMLDALPGSIIVAAALPVAVNGGPIVMFALAAAMAVSIVRRNDFIAVITGMTVAALARALGLGG; the protein is encoded by the coding sequence ATGAGCGAGGTCTTGCGCAGCGACGTGATGATGGCGTTCGCCGTGATGACGGCGGTCACGGTCGCTTCCCGGCTCGGTGGCTTCTGGCTGATGCGCTATGTCGACGTCACGCCGCGGGTGCGGCGGATGCTCGACGCGCTGCCCGGTTCGATCATCGTCGCGGCCGCGCTGCCGGTCGCGGTCAATGGTGGGCCGATCGTGATGTTCGCGCTCGCCGCTGCGATGGCGGTCAGCATTGTCCGCCGCAACGACTTCATCGCGGTGATCACCGGTATGACCGTAGCGGCTTTAGCGCGGGCGCTCGGGTTGGGCGGCTAG